ACTAATTAACTTTGTAGTTTGGTGCCTCGTGAGTGATAACTACGTCGTGGACGTGGCTCTCTTTTAGTCCTGCGCTTGTTATCTCGACAAATTCGGCTCTTTCTTGAAGAGTTGGGATATCTTTTGCACCGACATAGCCCATAGCGCTTCTTAGGCCGCCTATTAGCTGATGGATAACATCTTTTATACTGCCAGCAAATGGCACACGACCCTCGATACCTTCAGGCACAAGCTTGTCTTGAGCGGTGCCCTCTTGGAAGTAGCGGTCAGAGCTACCCTTTGTCATAGCGCCTATTGAGCCCATGCCACGATATACTTTATACTGGCGACCTTGGAATGTTATAAGCTCGCCTGGGCTCTCTTCGCAACCTGCAAGTAAGCTTCCTGCCATAACGCAAGCTGCCCCTGCTGCAAGAGCTTTTGCCACGTCGCCTGAGTATTTTAAACCACCGTCTGCGATAACTGGGATGCCATATTTTGCTGCTTCGCTTGCGCAGTCATCAATAGCTGAAATTTGAGGCACGCCAACGCCAGCAACGATCCTTGTGGTGCAAATAGACCCTGGTCCAATACCTACTTTTATGCCGTCCGCTCCTGCTTCTGCTAGGTCCTTTACGGCTGCTGGGTTTGCGATATTGCCAGCTACGACATCGACTTTGAAATTTGCTTTTACCTCTCTTAAAGTATCGATGATACCCTTTGAGTGGCCGTGAGCTGAGTCGATGACGATGACGTCTACGCCAGCATCGACAAGTGCTTTAGCGCGGTCAAGCTGACCCACGCCAATAGCCGCAGCTACGCGAAGTCTGCCGTAGCTATCTTTATTTGCGTTTGGATACTCTTTGCGTTTTTTTAGATCTTTTATGGTGATAAGACCGTCAAGTCTGCCGTCTTTATCGACGATAGGAAGCTTCTCAACTCTGTTTTGAGAGAAAATTTTCTCCGCATCATCAAGTGTGCAGCCCTTTGGTGCGGTTATAAGCGGTGCTTTTGTCATGCGGTCTTTTACCAAAACGCTCATATTTGTCTCAAATCTCAAATCCCGGTTTGTTAAAATTCCTATTAGTTTGCGGTCTTTGTCGATGACTGGAACGCCTGAAATATGAAGATCTGACATAAGGCTTAGAGCTTCAGCCACGGTCGCTTCTGGATTTATAAAGATAGGATCGATGATGACGCCACTTTCACTTTTTTTAACGCGTTTGACCTCTTTTGCTTGGCTTTCTACGTCCATATTTTTGTGGATGACACCGATACCACCGAGCCTTGCCATCATGATAGCAGTTCTATGCTCAGTCACCGTATCCATCGCAGCAGAGACGATCGGGATATTTAGCGTGACGTTTTTACTGATCCTGGTTTTTACATCAACTTGCTTTGGCAAAATTTCAGAGTATTGCGGTACAAGAAGCACATCCTCAAATGTTAAAGCTCTCTTTACTATCTTCATATTTTTATCCTTTTATTAAATTTTCTAGGCTCTTAGCACCATTTATCAAGGTCTGTTCGTCCCACGCTTTTGCGATGAGCTGGGCGCTCACGTTTAAATTTTGATCATCTTTGCCAACTGGCACAGAGATAGCTGGTAGGCCTACTAAATTTACGCTGATCGTGTAGATGTCGCTTAGATAGGCTTGAAGCGGATCGCTGTGTGCTCCAAATTTATAAGCTGTACTTGGAGCTACTGGCATAAATATCAGGTCATTTTCTTCTAAAATTCTCTCGTATTGAGCTTTTATATGCGCTCTTGCTTTTTGTGCTTTGATGTAGTAAGCATCGTAATATCCGCTACTTAATACAAACGTACCAAGCAAAATTCTTCTTTTTACCTCTTCACCAAAGCCTTCTGAGCGTGAGTTTATATATAGCTCTTTTAAATTTTTAGCATCTGCGCGTCTTCCGTATCTTACGCCATCGTAACGGCTTAAATTTGCGCTTGCTTCTGCGGTTGCTATTATGTAGTAGGTTGCGACGTCGTATTTCGAGTCTTCAAAATTTGTGCAAGTTACGCTGTGACCGTGTGATTTTAGCTTCTCGATCGCTAAATTTAAAGCAGCTTTTGTCTGCTCGCTTGCGTTTTCAACATAGTTTTTTACAACGCAAATTTTTAGCTTCTTCTCGCTATCTATCTTGTCGCTAATGCTTACAAAAGGCACATCGGCACTTGTGCTATCTTTTGGATCATGTCCAGCGATCGCGTCATATAAAATGGCTGCGTCTTCTACGTTTTGAGCGATAGGCCCTATCTGATCAAGGCTGCTTGAATAAGCACCGAGCCCATATCTGCTCACTCTACCGTAGGTTGGCTTAAAGCCAACACATCCGCAAAATGCCGCTGGCTGGCGGATCGAGCCACCAGTATCACTACCAAGTGCTGCGACTGCAAGACCAGCTGCGACTGCTGCTGCCGAGCCACCGCTACTGCCACCTGGGACGTGGGCGTGATTTAGTGGGTTTAGTGTTTTGCCGTAAAATGAGCTCTCAGTCGTGCTTCCCATCGCAAATTCATCCATATTTGTGCGGCCAAATGGAGCTAAATTCTTGCCAAGTAGCTTTTCGATGACAGTTGCGTTATAAGGTGCTACGTAGCCTTGTAAAATTTTTGAGGCACTTGTTACGTTCCAGCCTTTTACTTGGATGTTGTCTTTTATAGCGATAGGCACGCCCTCGCCTAGTTTTGCGATCTCTAAATTTGCTAGCTGCTCGACATAGGCACCAAGCTCCTTTTCTTTTATGATCTTCGCCTCAAGCTCAGCTCGTAAATTTTTTATCTCTTCAGCTGAAAATTTCAAAGCTTCTTTTAAAGTTACCACTATTTTTATCCTTTAAATTTATTAACCAAAAATATGCCAAACAAGCTAACAACGAGCACTACAGCGATCGTTATTACTATGATACTTACGCTTACT
This region of Campylobacter concisus genomic DNA includes:
- the gatA gene encoding Asp-tRNA(Asn)/Glu-tRNA(Gln) amidotransferase subunit GatA, with translation MVTLKEALKFSAEEIKNLRAELEAKIIKEKELGAYVEQLANLEIAKLGEGVPIAIKDNIQVKGWNVTSASKILQGYVAPYNATVIEKLLGKNLAPFGRTNMDEFAMGSTTESSFYGKTLNPLNHAHVPGGSSGGSAAAVAAGLAVAALGSDTGGSIRQPAAFCGCVGFKPTYGRVSRYGLGAYSSSLDQIGPIAQNVEDAAILYDAIAGHDPKDSTSADVPFVSISDKIDSEKKLKICVVKNYVENASEQTKAALNLAIEKLKSHGHSVTCTNFEDSKYDVATYYIIATAEASANLSRYDGVRYGRRADAKNLKELYINSRSEGFGEEVKRRILLGTFVLSSGYYDAYYIKAQKARAHIKAQYERILEENDLIFMPVAPSTAYKFGAHSDPLQAYLSDIYTISVNLVGLPAISVPVGKDDQNLNVSAQLIAKAWDEQTLINGAKSLENLIKG
- the guaB gene encoding IMP dehydrogenase; this translates as MKIVKRALTFEDVLLVPQYSEILPKQVDVKTRISKNVTLNIPIVSAAMDTVTEHRTAIMMARLGGIGVIHKNMDVESQAKEVKRVKKSESGVIIDPIFINPEATVAEALSLMSDLHISGVPVIDKDRKLIGILTNRDLRFETNMSVLVKDRMTKAPLITAPKGCTLDDAEKIFSQNRVEKLPIVDKDGRLDGLITIKDLKKRKEYPNANKDSYGRLRVAAAIGVGQLDRAKALVDAGVDVIVIDSAHGHSKGIIDTLREVKANFKVDVVAGNIANPAAVKDLAEAGADGIKVGIGPGSICTTRIVAGVGVPQISAIDDCASEAAKYGIPVIADGGLKYSGDVAKALAAGAACVMAGSLLAGCEESPGELITFQGRQYKVYRGMGSIGAMTKGSSDRYFQEGTAQDKLVPEGIEGRVPFAGSIKDVIHQLIGGLRSAMGYVGAKDIPTLQERAEFVEITSAGLKESHVHDVVITHEAPNYKVN